Proteins found in one Gryllotalpicola protaetiae genomic segment:
- a CDS encoding SOS response-associated peptidase, translating into MCGRFSMNSEVNESITEWVREGYRMEDWRPDRLWDPSWNIKPTQPIPLLFESAKGSDEPTPRFEPAHWSLVPSWSKTLKLKYPTFNARTEGITEKATWKGPLKSHRGIVLANGYYEWQTNPDGKTKTPYFIHHPEAPIIGFAGLYSWWPDPAKAETDEDRWTLTATILTSDAVQTLADIHDRNPVILPEHMWRHWIDATVTGDQALVDDAVAAGVREAEQLVFDQVAPLRGDGPQLVEPIAG; encoded by the coding sequence GTGTGCGGGCGATTCAGCATGAACTCAGAGGTCAACGAGTCGATCACCGAGTGGGTGCGCGAGGGCTACCGCATGGAGGACTGGCGCCCCGATCGACTCTGGGACCCGTCATGGAACATCAAGCCCACCCAGCCGATCCCGCTGCTGTTCGAGTCCGCCAAGGGCAGCGACGAGCCGACGCCGCGCTTCGAGCCGGCGCACTGGTCCCTCGTGCCGAGCTGGAGCAAGACCCTCAAACTCAAATACCCGACCTTCAACGCCAGGACCGAGGGCATCACCGAGAAGGCGACCTGGAAAGGCCCGCTCAAGTCGCACCGCGGCATCGTGCTCGCGAACGGCTACTACGAGTGGCAGACGAACCCGGACGGCAAGACCAAGACCCCGTACTTCATCCACCACCCCGAGGCGCCCATCATCGGCTTCGCCGGCCTCTACTCATGGTGGCCCGACCCGGCCAAAGCCGAGACGGACGAGGACCGCTGGACGCTCACGGCCACGATCCTCACGTCCGACGCCGTGCAGACCCTCGCAGACATCCACGACCGCAACCCCGTAATCCTCCCGGAGCACATGTGGCGGCACTGGATCGACGCCACCGTGACCGGCGACCAAGCCCTGGTCGACGACGCCGTGGCCGCCGGCGTCCGCGAAGCCGAGCAGCTCGTCTTCGACCAGGTGGCCCCGCTGCGCGGAGACGGCCCCCAGCTCGTCGAGCCGATCGCCGGCTAA